The genomic DNA CGCTCATAATGCCGGCTCCGAGGAGCAGGACGTCGGTGAATTCTTCCGTGGGCTGTTCAGCGCTCAACGCAGTTCCTAACCGGTCTTCAGTCATGAGGGGGTGTTTCTTTCAGCGTACTCTCGTCGGCCGCGGCGGGCGGAATCACGACGACGGGGCCTTGCGGCGGTGGTCTGCCGCGGGTCAGGTGTACCGGACGGAGCTCAGCACCTCGTCGAGGACGGGCGAGGCCGGGACACCTTGGACGTCCGGGGAGGTCGCGAGCGCGGAGACGGGGACGACGAGAGGCACGGCCGGGGCGAGCACGGCAAGCCTGTCGCCGATGTCGCCATAGGCCTCGAGCCGCTCGTCCGCATCCGTGAGGACCTGGGCGCGCTGGAGCGCCTCGGTGAGGTCGGCATCGGCGACCCCGAATTCGGCCCGTCCGTTGAGGAAGAGGGCTGTGACGAAGTAGCCGGGGTCGAGGAAGCCGCCGTTGAGGCCGCCGAGGTGGAACCCGCGCTGCCGCCGGGCGAGCATCTGCGCCTCGTACCCGGCGGTCCAGGGGATGGGGACGGGCTTGATGTTCAGGCCCGCGGCCTGGAGCTGCCTGGCCAGGAGCGCGTAGGTGCGCTCGGGGTACGGCAGGTAGAGGCGCGGCGCACCCGTGGGGTAGACGAACTCGATGGTCTCGCCCTTGTAGCCGGCGTCCTTGAGGGCGGAGGGGGCGTCGTCGGCGGTGACGGGGCGCTCGCCGGCGGGCCGCTGGGGGTTGCGCACGCGCAGGCGGGGCGGGAAGAAGCTGTCCGCCACCTTGGTGCCGTTGAGGAACTGGCCGGGGATGAGCGGCTGCTTCGAGATGAGGTCCGCGACGATGCGCCGGATGCGGGGCTTGGCGAGGACCGGGTGGGCCGCGTTCATGCCGAGATACAGGAGGGAGTACGGGTCTCGGGTGAGGGTGGGCTTGGCGTTGCGGGCCAGGCTCGCGGCCATGCGGGGCGTGACGAGGTCGATGACGTCGACCTTCTCCGTCAGGAGCGCGTCGAGCCGGCTCCACTCCTCGGGGTGGACGCTGAAGTCGATTCCGGTCACCGCGATGGGGGCCTGCGAGTTCTCGGTGAAGCGGGCGAGTGCGGCGGCCTTCGTCGTCGCCCTCTGAACCGTGAAGGGGCCCGTGCCCACGGGGAGGCAGGACTCGGGGGTGGTCTCAAGGCGAGTGGCCTGCGCGACCCGCTCGCGGGTCTGCGCGGGGGAGAGGACGCCGAACCCGATGTGGGAGAGGGCGGGGATGATGCCCGCGATGGGGCGGCGGAGCTTGAGCTCGAGGACGCGCTCGCCGAGGATGTCGCAGCCCTCGTAGAGGGAGGACTCGCCCTCGTGGGCGTGCGCGCGGAAGACAGCCCGGAAGGCGTTGGCCGGGTTGAGCGCGACGGCCTGCTCGGGCAGGCGGTAGAGGCGCTCGAAGGTGTCGCGCACGGCTGCCGGCGTCAGGGGGGAGCCGTCGTGGAACACGAGCCCGGAGCGCAGGGTGAAGCGCACTCGGTCCCCGGACTCGGCGATCGAGAAGGACTCGGCGAGGAGAGGGGTCGGGGCGCCCGTGGCCGCGTCCGTCCCCACGAGGGTCTGGACGGCCTGGCGGATGACTCGCTGCGACTCGATGTCGTTCGCGAGCGCCGGGTCCAGCGACGCGATGGGTGCTGGCAGGCCGAAGCGGAGGCGGCGCTCGACGGCGGGGCGGGAGTCGCTCGGCGGGACGACCTTCGGCGCGCAGGCCGCGAGGGCGGGTCCAGCCGCAAGAGCGAGGGAGCCTCCGAGGAAGAGGCGACGGGTCACCTGGTCGCGGTGGGGCCGCTCGGCTCCGGTCACGGGCGCACCTGCTTTCTCGATGACGTGGCCGCGTGCCGCCGCTTGCCGCGGGAGACGTAAGCCGGGTACTGGGTGCGCGAAGGGGGACTCGAACCCCCACGCCCGCAGGCACTGGAACCTAAATCCAGCGCGTCTACCAATTCCGCCATTCGCGCGCAATTTCCCAGAGTACACGAGGGGGTACGCGCGGACACGGGAGGCCCTCGGGGGTGGCGCTGCCCGGTGTGGCCTTAGCCCTGCGGGGAGTCCAGCCCGAGTTCGCGGCGCAGGCGCGCCACGTGGCCGGTGGCCTTGACGTTGTAGAGCGCGAGCTCCACGCGCCCCTCGGGGTCGATGACGATGGTCGAGCGGATGAGCCCCACCGTGGTGCGCCCGTAGGAGGACTTCTCGCCCCAGGCGCCGTAGGCGCTGGCGATCTCGTGGTCCGGATCGGAGAGGAGCGGGAAGGTCAGGGACTCGTTCTCCGCGAAGCGGCGGAGGGCCTCGGGGGAGTCGGGCGAGACGCCGAGCACGGTGAAGCCCTCCTTGGTGAAGGAGCCCAGGTGGTCGCGGAAGTCGCACGCCTGCTTCGTGCAGCCCGGCGTGGAGGCCTTCGGGTAGAAGTACAGGATGACTCGGCGGCCCGCGAGGCTCGCGAGGTCGACGGTCTCGCCCAGCGCGTCCTGGGCGGTGAAGGCGGGGGCGGTCTGTCCGGGCTCAATAAGGGTGCGTTCCGTCATGCCATCCACCATAGTGGCCGTTTCGCAACGGGTGGCCGCCCCCGGACGGGCTGCGGCCCACGCGCGCTGCCGCCCCCGAACGCGAGAATGCCGGGCTCTTCGCTGTGAAGAACCCGGCACTTCCGGTTGGTGCGCCCCCCGGGACTCGAACCCGGAACCCATTGATTAAGAGTCAATTGCTCTGCCAGTTGAGCTAGAGGCGCATCGTTACTCTGCTCTGCGGTGTTTCCCGCGGCGCCGTGCAACGAAGAAAGACTCTACCAGGGTTTTGGGGCGCGTGCAAAACGGGGCTCTCCCGTTCGGGAGCGGACTCCTGGGAGGACTGTCCCCAGCGCCCGGCGGCCCGTCCCGTGAGGGGATTCATGGGCGCGCCTCGGGCGGCCCAGCGCCCCGCGATCCCCGCCGTTACGCGGCGTCGCGGGCCAGAACCTGCATGAATGCGAGGAAGTCCGCGACGTCGTCGCTCTGATTAAGGACGGCGAGGGCGGGGCCGACCGGAGCGCTCGCGACGTCCTCCAGCGAGAACTCGAGTGCCAGACCGTTCGTTGTGATGATCCCCACAGTCCGATCGGTCGCGTCGACCGCCGCTACCGAGACGTCCATCTCCGAGATCTGCACGACGGGGGAGTCTCCGAGGGGGCACACGAGAATCTCACGCGGAGACGGGCGGTAGCCGAGGAGGAAGGTCTCCTGCGAGCGTGCGCCCAGCCCCTCGGCCACGAGGATGTTGTAGTCCCCGTAGTTGTAGACGCGCGCGTCGAAGAGTCCGCGGAAGTGGGTCTTGGCGAGAGCGTCGGCTCCGGCTGTCCGCTCGTGAGTCATGAGGCCTGCTTGCGATGGGGAGATGAGACGCGCCTCACGGTACCGGGGGTACTTTGGCGTTCCCCCGGCGGTCCCTCCACGTCACCTGAGCGGCGGGAGGCGGCGGCCTGGCGCCTCGCCTCGCCATGTGGACTCCGGGGCCAGGGAGAGGGCGACGACGACCGGCCGCAACATACACTGGCTCGCATGAAGGATGACAGCAGCGCGCAGAAGGACAACACGGGCCGCGAGGCCGCAGTGGACATCAAGCCCCGCTCCCGGGCGGTGACCGACGGAGTCGACTCGGCGCCGTCGCGCGGCATGCTCAGGGCCGTGGGCATGGGGGACGACGACTGGACGAAGCCGCAGATCGGCATCGCGAGCTCGTGGAACGAGATCACCCCGTGCAACCTGTCCCTCAACCGCCTCGCTCAGGGGGCCAAGGAGGGCGTCCACGCTTCCGGGGGATACCCGCTCCAGTTCGGCACCATCTCGGTCTCGGACGGCATCTCCATGGGGCACGAGGGCATGCACTTCTCGCTCGTCTCCCGCGAGGTCATCGCGGACTCCGTGGAGACCGTCATGCAGGCGGAGCGCCTCGACGGCTCTGTGCTCCTCGCCGGCTGCGACAAGTCCCTGCCGGGCATGCTCATGGCCGCCGCGCGTCTCAACCTGTCCTCCGTCTTCCTCTACGCGGGCTCGATCATGCCCGGGTGGGTCAAGCTCGAGGACGGCTCGGAGCGCCAAGTCACCCTCATCGACGCGTTCGAGGCCGTCGGCGCCTGCAAGACGGGGCGCATGAGCGAGGAGGACCTCGGCCGGATCGAGCGCGCCATCTGCCCCGGTGAGGGCGCGTGCGGCGGCATGTACACCGCCAACACGATGGCCGCCATCGGCGAGGCCCTCGGCATGTCGCTGCCCGGCTCGGCGGCGCCGCCCTCCGCCGACCGCCGCCGCGACGTCTTCGCTCACAAGTCGGGCGAGGCCGTCGTCGAGCTCCTCCGCAAGGGCATCCGCGCGCGGGACATCCTGACGCAGAAGGCCTTCGAGAACGCGATCGCCGTGACCATGGCGTTCGGCGGCTCGACCAACGCCGTCCTCCACCTCCTCGCCATCGCTCGCGAGGCCGAGGTCGACCTCCAGCTGGAGGACTTCAACCGGATCGGCGACAAGGTCCCGCACCTCGGCGACCTCAAGCCGTTCGGCCGCTACGTCATGACGGACGTGGACCAGGTGGGCGGCGTGCCCGTGGTCATGCGCGCCCTCCTCGACGCGGGCCTCATTCACGGCGACGCCCTGACGGTCACGGGCAAGACGGTGGCCGAGAACCTCGAGGCCATCAACCCGCCGGACGTCGACGGCAAGATCCTCCGCGCCCTCGACAACCCCATCCACGCCACGGGCGGCATCACGGTCCTCTCGGGTTCGCTCGCCCCGGAGGGCGCCGTCGTCAAGTCGGCGGGCTTCGACGCCGAGACCTTCGAGGGCCCGGCCCGCGTGTTCGAGCGGGAGCAGGCGGCCCTCGAGGCGCTCGGCAACCAGGAGATCCAGCCCGGTGACGTCGTCGTCATCCGATACGAGGGCCCCAAGGGCGGCCCCGGCATGCGCGAGATGCTCGCGATCACGGGCGCCATCAAGGGCGCCGGCCTCGGCAAGGACGTGCTCCTCCTCACGGACGGGCGCTTCTCCGGCGGCACGACCGGCCTGTGCATCGGCCACATCGCCCCCGAGGCGAGCGACGCGGGCCCGATCGGCCTCGTCCGGGACGGGGACCGCATCCGCGTGGACATCCAGGGCCGCTCACTCGACCTCCTGGTCGATGAGGACGAGCTCCAGAAGCGCCGGTCCGAGTTCCAGCCCCTGCCTGCCCGGTACACGACGGGCGTGCTCGCGAAGTACGCCAAGCTCGTCCACTCGGCGAGCGACGGCGCCTACTGCGGCTAAATCACGGCGGCGGACGGCGGGGCGCCAGCCGCGTCGTCGCCCGCTCCTCCTCAGCGCCGCCCCGGGCTCTCTCCGAGCTCGGGGCGGCGCTGTTCTCGTTGCGGACTGTGACCGTCGCACGCGTGCGGAGTTGGCGAGGGGACGGGCGCGGGGTCATACTTGGGCGTCGGCTGTGTGCGCCTCTTCACAGTGGCCGGCCTGTAGTCTTCCTCCATTCTGAAAGCACCCCACATGCAAGATTTCTTCACGTCGATCCAGTCGTGGTCGCCGATCCTGGGCGTCGTGCTCGTGGTCATCGGCTTCGCGCTGCGGTTGAACCCACTCATCGTGGTGACCGTTGCGGGCATTGCCGCGGCCCTTCTGGCCGGCATTGACCCGATCACGATCCTCTCCACGTTCGGCACCGGGTTCACCAACAGCCGTTCGATCTCGGTCGCGTTCATCGTCCTGCCCATCATCGGTCTCGCGGAGCGCTTCGGCCTCCAGCAGCAGGCGAAGCGCCTCGTGAGCCGTCTTGCGACGCTCACGGCGGGTCGCCTGCTCGCGATCTACCTCTTCTTCCGCCAGGCGTCGTCGGCCCTTGGCCTCACGAGCCTCGGCGGCCCCGCGCAGATGGTCCGCCCCGTGGTCTACCCGATGGCGGAGGGCGCCGTTGCCCGCAAGCACGGCGACTACCTCCCGGAGCGCGTGCGCGAGCGCGTCAAGGGCCACTCGGCCGGCGCCGACACCGTGGGCCTCTTCTTCGGTGAGGACTGCTTCGTGGCCATCGGCTCGGTGCTCCTCATCACGGCGTTCGTCGACAGCACGTACGGCCTGACCCTCGACGCGATCCAGATCGCCGTCTGGGCCATCCCGACGGCCATCGCCGCGTTCCTCATCCATGGCTTCCGGCTCCTGCGCCTCGACGGCGTCGTCGAGCGCGACATGAAGGCCGCGATCGCCGAGGGATGGACCCCTGAGCAGGAAGAGGCGGACCAGCGCGCAGCTGAGCAGGCCGCCCTTGCCGCCGCACGCGAGAGCGAGGCCCGCGCATGATCATGAGCGAATGGATCTACTGGATCGCCGGCGCGTTCTTCGCGACGGTGGGCATCCAGATCGCCCGGGACCCGGCGCACTCGAAGCGCTGGACCAACGCCGCATTCTGGATCCTCCTGGGCGCGTGCTTCTTCTACGGCGGGTTCATCCCGGGCAAGACGGGCGCCTCGGCTCTCGGCCCGAAGCTGCCCGCGGCGCCCCTCGGCGCCATGGTCATCGCCTTGGCGCTCATCGCCGGCCTCGGCCTGACGAGCCGCGGTGACGTTCTCACGACGACGGAGGGCGAGCGCGAGTCCTTCGCCCGCCGCTACGGCAGCCGCCTCTTCATCCCGGCGCTGACGGTGCCTGTCGTGACTGTCATCATCGCGGCCGGCATCTCGAAGATCCCGGTCAACGGCAAGCCCATGTTCGCCACGGGCACGGAGACCATCCAGGGCCTGACGATCGGCTGCCTCGTGGCGCTCCTCGTGGCTGTCGTCATGTTCCGGGTCAAGAGCCCGGCCGTCCCGCTCCACGAGGGCCGGCGCCTGCTCGAGTCCATCGGCTGGGCTGTCCTCCTGCCGCAGATGCTCTCGACGCTCGGCACGCTGTTCACGAACGCCGGGGTCGGCACGATCGTCGGCGAGTTCACGCGCTCGATCACGCCTGAGGGCAACCGCATTGTCGCGGTGCTCATCTACGCGCTCGGCATGTTCGTCTTCACGGCCATCATGGGCAACGCGTTCGCCGCGTTCCCGATCATGACGGCGGCGATCGGCTGGCCGGTGCTCGTCGAGGCGTACGGCGCCTCGCCGGCACCGCTCTTCGCCGTGGCCATGCTCGCAGGCTTCTCGGGCACGCTTGTCACGCCGATGGCGGCCAACTTCAACATCGTCCCTGCGGCGCTGCTGGAGATGAAGAACCAGTACGGCCCCATCAAGGCCCAGATCCCCACGGCGCTCATCATGCTGGCGGTCAACATCGTCTTCATGTGCGTCTTCCCCTGGCTGTAGGGGGAGTGGCTCCGGCGGCGCCTGGGTGCCGCTGACGGCTAGCAATCTCACATAGCGGCTCCGGTGTCTCACATAGTGGGACCCGGGGCCGTTGTGGTGGCACTGACGCCGCAAGGGGAGCACCATGGAGACCATGAACCACACCGTGCTTCTCGTCTCTATCATTTAAGGGGACGCCGGCCGCGCACCGCGGACCGACGTCACCCGTGAGCCCGCACCGCCCAGGAGGGTGGGAGGGCTTTTTTCATATGACGTGATCACAACTTAGGAGGCGCCGCGGGGCACGCGGTGTCGAAGGGGGAGCAGCACTCGCCATGAACGAGCACACAGAGGGTGAGGCGGCGCGCCAGACGGCCGCGGCCTCTGACGCCCAACCGACCATCCGCGAACGCATGACTGGGTCCCAGGCCATCATCCGCTCGCTTGAGCTTCTCGGCGTCACGGACATCTTCGGCCTGCCGGGCGGCGCGATTCTCCCCACGTACGACCCGCTCATGGACTCCACCGTCCTGCGACACGTGCTCGTCCGCCACGAGCAGGGCGCGGGCCACGCGGCCCAGGGCTACGCGATGGTCACGGGCAGGCCTGGCGTGTGCATCGCGACCTCGGGTCCCGGCGCCACCAACCTCGTCACGGCCATCGCGGACGCCAACATGGACTCCGTTCCGCTGCTCGCCATCACTGGCCAGGTCTTCTCGACCGCCATCGGCACGGACGCTTTCCAGGAGGCGGACATCGTCGGCATCACGATGCCCGTCACCAAGCACTCCTACCTCGTCTCGGACCCGGCCGACATCCCACGGGTCCTCGCCGAGGCGCTTCACATCGCGACGACGGGCCGCCCTGGGCCTGTCCTCGTCGACGTGACGAAGGACGCCCAGCAGGCCATGACGGAGTTCGTGTGGCCGCCCGTCGTCGATGTCAAGGGCTACAAGCCCGTGCTCTCGCCGAACCGGAAGCAGATCAAGGAGGCGGCGGCCCTCCTGGCCGGCGCCCGCAAGCCCGTCGCCTACGTGGGCGGCGGCGTCATCCGCGCGGGCGCGTCAGAGGAGCTGGCCGAGCTCGTCCACGCCATCGGCCTGCCGGTCACGACCACCCTGACGGCTCGCGGCGCCTTCCCGGACTCAGACCCGCTCCACCTCGGCATGCCGGGCATGCACGGCGCGGTCTCGGCCGTCCTCGCCCTCCAGGAGGCCGACGTCCTCCTCACGGTGGGAGCGCGGTTCGACGACCGCGTCACCGGCGTCCTCTCATCCTTCGCGCCCAAGGCGAAGGTCATTCACATCGATGTGGACCCCGCGGAGATCTCCAAGAACCGGCACGCGGACGTGCCGATCGTCTCCGACGCGAAGCCGGCCCTCGAGGCCCTCGCGAAGGAGATGCGGCGCCACAGCCCTGACTACGGCTCGTGGAACGCGGCGCTGGCCGGGCTCAAGGCGCAGTTCCCGCTCGGCTACACCGAGTCCTCGGACGGCCTCATGGTCCCGCAGCGCGTCATCGAGCGCATCGGCGAGCTCACGGGGCCGGAGGGCGTGTTCGTGGCGGGCGTCGGCCAGCACCAGATGTGGGCGGCCCAGTTCGTCAAGTACGAGCGCCCCGGCCAGTGGCTCAACTCTGCGGGCCTCGGCACGATGGGCTATGCGGTCCCGGCGGCCATGGGCGCCAAGGTCGGCAATCCCGAGCGGACCGTCTGGGCCATCGACGGCGACGGCTGCTTCCAGATGACCAACCAGGAGCTCGCGACGTGCGCGATCAACGGCATCCCCATCAAGGTGGCCGTCATCAACAACTCCTCCCTCGGCATGGTCCGCCAGTGGCAGAAGCTCTTCTACGACTCGCGCTTCTCCCACACGGACCTCAACACGGGGCACGGCACGCGCCGCATCCCCGACTTCGTCAAGCTCGCCGAGGCCTACGGCTGCGTGGGCCTGCGATGCGAGCGGGAGGAGGACCTGGACGAGACGATCCGGCAGGCGATGGCCATCAACGACCGGCCCGTCGTCGTCGACTTCGTGGTGAGCCCGGACTCGATGGTGTGGCCCATGGTCCCCGCCGGCGTCTCCAACGATCAGATCCAGACCGCCCGCGACCACACGCCTGTGTGGGAGCACGAGGACGAGGAGGCCTGAGGTGGCCAAGCACACGCTGTCCGTCGTCGTCGAGGATGTCCCGGGCGTGCTCACGCGCGTCTCATCCCTCTTCGCCCGGCGCGCCTTCAACATTCACTCACTTGCCGTGGGGCCGACCCAGGCCGCTGGGCAGTCGCGCATCACCGTTGTGGTCGACGCGGACGAGAAATCCCTCGAGCAGGTGACCAAACAGCTCCACAAGCTCATCAACGTCCTCAAGGTCGTCGAGCTCGTGCCGGAGAACTCCGTCCAGCGCGATCACATGATGATCAAGGTCAAGGCGGACGTCACGAACCGCACACAGGTGACACAGGCGGCGGAGCTCTTCCGGGGGCATATCGTGGATGTGGCGCCGGACTCACTGACCATCGAGGCCACAGGCACCTCTGAGAAGCTGGGAGCGCTCCTGGCCATCCTCGAGCCCTTCGGGGTGCGCGAGTACGTGCAGTCCGGCCTGCTGGCCATTGCCCGCGGCCCCAAGAGCACCCCCGAGAAGACCCGCACAGACCGCTAGCCTCAACGCTGGCGCACACACGTTCCGAACCACACGACACACGGGAGAGACACCATGACTGAGATGTTCTACGACGACGACGCCGACCTGAGCCTCATCCAGGGCAAGAAGGTCGCCGTCATCGGCTACGGCTCGCAGGGCCACGCCCACGCCCTCAACCTCCGCGACTCGGGCGTGGACGTCCGCATCGGCCTCGCCGAGGGCTCCTCGTCCAAGGCCAAGGCGGAGTCCGAGGGGCTGCGCGTCCTCTCCGTCGCGGACGCTGTGGCCGAGGCCGACCTCGTCATGATCCTCACGCCGGATCAGGTGCAGCGGACCGTGTACGCGGAGTCCATCGAGAAGAACCTCAAGCCGGGCAACGCGCTCTTCTTCGCCCACGGCTTCAACATCCGCTTCGGCTACATCGAGGCGCCCGAGGGCGTGGACGTTGCCATGGTCGCCCCCAAGGGCCCGGGCCACACGGTCCGCCGCGAGTTCGAGGCCGGCCGCGGCGTCCCGGCGCTCATCGCCGTCGAGAAGGACGCCTCGGGCAAGGCCCGTGAGCTCGCCCTCGCCTACGCCAAGGGCCTGGGCGCCACGCGCGCCGGCGTCATCGAGACGACCTTCACCGAGGAGACCGAGACCGACCTCTTCGGCGAGCAGGCCGTGCTCTGCGGCGGCGTCTCCCAGCTCGTCCAGTACGGCTTCGAGACGCTGACCGAGGCCGGCTACAAGCCGGAGATCGCCTACTTCGAGGTGCTTCACGAGCTCAAGCTCATCGTCGACCTCATGGTCGAGGGCGGCATCAACAAGCAGCGCTGGTCCGTGTCCGACACGGCGGAGTACGGCGACTACGTCTCCGGCCCGCGCGTGATCGACCCGCACGTGAAGGAGAACATGAAGGAGGTCCTCGCGGACATCCAGAACGGCAACTTCGCGAAGCGGTTCATCGACGACCAGGACAACGGCCGCACCGAGTTCCTTGAGCTCCGGGCCAAGGGCGAGGGCCACCCGATCGAGAAGACGGGCCGCGAGCTGCGCCAGCTCTTCTCCTGGCTCAAGGCGAACGACGACTTCACCGAGGGCAGCGTTGCCCGCTAGCCCGTCCCCAGGCCGTCCGGCCTGACAGCACCACCCCGGGGGTCGCCGTTGACCGCCTTCGCTGACCCGAGCGAACGGACGACGGCGGCCCCTGTCATCCCCGCACGAACACACCCCCGCCCGAGCCCAGAGCTCTCCAGACCCCACCCGACCCCAGCTCCCAAGGAAACGCCGTGAACGCTCGCAAGCCCGTAGTCCTCATTGCCGAGGAGCTCAGCCCAGCCACGACGCAGGCCCTCGGGCCCGACGTCGAGACCCGCAGCGTGGACGGCGCAGACCGCGAGGCTCTCCTCGCGGCGCTGCCTGGTGCGGACGCCGTCCTCATCCGCTCCGCGACGCACATGGATGCCGAGGCCATCGCCGCCGGCCGCGACCTGAAGGTCATCGCCCGTGCCGGTGTGGGCCTCGACAACGTGGACGTGCCCGCCGCGACGGCCGCGGGCGTCATGGTGGTCAACGCCCCGACGTCCAACATCATCTCGGCCGCCGAGCTGACGTGCGGGCACATCCTCAGCCTGGCCCGGCACATCCCGGCCGCCAACGCCTCCCTCAAGGGAGGGGAGTGGAAGCGCTCCGCCTTCACCGGCACTGAGCTCTACGAGAAGACGCTCGGCGTCATCGGCCTCGGCCGCATCGGCGCCCTCGTCGCCGCGCGGATGAAGGCCTTCGGCATGAACGTCGTCGCCTATGACCCGTACGTGACCGCCG from Falsarthrobacter nasiphocae includes the following:
- a CDS encoding ABC transporter substrate-binding protein, which encodes MTGAERPHRDQVTRRLFLGGSLALAAGPALAACAPKVVPPSDSRPAVERRLRFGLPAPIASLDPALANDIESQRVIRQAVQTLVGTDAATGAPTPLLAESFSIAESGDRVRFTLRSGLVFHDGSPLTPAAVRDTFERLYRLPEQAVALNPANAFRAVFRAHAHEGESSLYEGCDILGERVLELKLRRPIAGIIPALSHIGFGVLSPAQTRERVAQATRLETTPESCLPVGTGPFTVQRATTKAAALARFTENSQAPIAVTGIDFSVHPEEWSRLDALLTEKVDVIDLVTPRMAASLARNAKPTLTRDPYSLLYLGMNAAHPVLAKPRIRRIVADLISKQPLIPGQFLNGTKVADSFFPPRLRVRNPQRPAGERPVTADDAPSALKDAGYKGETIEFVYPTGAPRLYLPYPERTYALLARQLQAAGLNIKPVPIPWTAGYEAQMLARRQRGFHLGGLNGGFLDPGYFVTALFLNGRAEFGVADADLTEALQRAQVLTDADERLEAYGDIGDRLAVLAPAVPLVVPVSALATSPDVQGVPASPVLDEVLSSVRYT
- the ilvC gene encoding ketol-acid reductoisomerase; translation: MTEMFYDDDADLSLIQGKKVAVIGYGSQGHAHALNLRDSGVDVRIGLAEGSSSKAKAESEGLRVLSVADAVAEADLVMILTPDQVQRTVYAESIEKNLKPGNALFFAHGFNIRFGYIEAPEGVDVAMVAPKGPGHTVRREFEAGRGVPALIAVEKDASGKARELALAYAKGLGATRAGVIETTFTEETETDLFGEQAVLCGGVSQLVQYGFETLTEAGYKPEIAYFEVLHELKLIVDLMVEGGINKQRWSVSDTAEYGDYVSGPRVIDPHVKENMKEVLADIQNGNFAKRFIDDQDNGRTEFLELRAKGEGHPIEKTGRELRQLFSWLKANDDFTEGSVAR
- the ilvD gene encoding dihydroxy-acid dehydratase; protein product: MKDDSSAQKDNTGREAAVDIKPRSRAVTDGVDSAPSRGMLRAVGMGDDDWTKPQIGIASSWNEITPCNLSLNRLAQGAKEGVHASGGYPLQFGTISVSDGISMGHEGMHFSLVSREVIADSVETVMQAERLDGSVLLAGCDKSLPGMLMAAARLNLSSVFLYAGSIMPGWVKLEDGSERQVTLIDAFEAVGACKTGRMSEEDLGRIERAICPGEGACGGMYTANTMAAIGEALGMSLPGSAAPPSADRRRDVFAHKSGEAVVELLRKGIRARDILTQKAFENAIAVTMAFGGSTNAVLHLLAIAREAEVDLQLEDFNRIGDKVPHLGDLKPFGRYVMTDVDQVGGVPVVMRALLDAGLIHGDALTVTGKTVAENLEAINPPDVDGKILRALDNPIHATGGITVLSGSLAPEGAVVKSAGFDAETFEGPARVFEREQAALEALGNQEIQPGDVVVIRYEGPKGGPGMREMLAITGAIKGAGLGKDVLLLTDGRFSGGTTGLCIGHIAPEASDAGPIGLVRDGDRIRVDIQGRSLDLLVDEDELQKRRSEFQPLPARYTTGVLAKYAKLVHSASDGAYCG
- a CDS encoding DUF969 domain-containing protein codes for the protein MQDFFTSIQSWSPILGVVLVVIGFALRLNPLIVVTVAGIAAALLAGIDPITILSTFGTGFTNSRSISVAFIVLPIIGLAERFGLQQQAKRLVSRLATLTAGRLLAIYLFFRQASSALGLTSLGGPAQMVRPVVYPMAEGAVARKHGDYLPERVRERVKGHSAGADTVGLFFGEDCFVAIGSVLLITAFVDSTYGLTLDAIQIAVWAIPTAIAAFLIHGFRLLRLDGVVERDMKAAIAEGWTPEQEEADQRAAEQAALAAARESEARA
- a CDS encoding acetolactate synthase large subunit, with the protein product MNEHTEGEAARQTAAASDAQPTIRERMTGSQAIIRSLELLGVTDIFGLPGGAILPTYDPLMDSTVLRHVLVRHEQGAGHAAQGYAMVTGRPGVCIATSGPGATNLVTAIADANMDSVPLLAITGQVFSTAIGTDAFQEADIVGITMPVTKHSYLVSDPADIPRVLAEALHIATTGRPGPVLVDVTKDAQQAMTEFVWPPVVDVKGYKPVLSPNRKQIKEAAALLAGARKPVAYVGGGVIRAGASEELAELVHAIGLPVTTTLTARGAFPDSDPLHLGMPGMHGAVSAVLALQEADVLLTVGARFDDRVTGVLSSFAPKAKVIHIDVDPAEISKNRHADVPIVSDAKPALEALAKEMRRHSPDYGSWNAALAGLKAQFPLGYTESSDGLMVPQRVIERIGELTGPEGVFVAGVGQHQMWAAQFVKYERPGQWLNSAGLGTMGYAVPAAMGAKVGNPERTVWAIDGDGCFQMTNQELATCAINGIPIKVAVINNSSLGMVRQWQKLFYDSRFSHTDLNTGHGTRRIPDFVKLAEAYGCVGLRCEREEDLDETIRQAMAINDRPVVVDFVVSPDSMVWPMVPAGVSNDQIQTARDHTPVWEHEDEEA
- the ilvN gene encoding acetolactate synthase small subunit, whose protein sequence is MAKHTLSVVVEDVPGVLTRVSSLFARRAFNIHSLAVGPTQAAGQSRITVVVDADEKSLEQVTKQLHKLINVLKVVELVPENSVQRDHMMIKVKADVTNRTQVTQAAELFRGHIVDVAPDSLTIEATGTSEKLGALLAILEPFGVREYVQSGLLAIARGPKSTPEKTRTDR
- the bcp gene encoding thioredoxin-dependent thiol peroxidase, translating into MTERTLIEPGQTAPAFTAQDALGETVDLASLAGRRVILYFYPKASTPGCTKQACDFRDHLGSFTKEGFTVLGVSPDSPEALRRFAENESLTFPLLSDPDHEIASAYGAWGEKSSYGRTTVGLIRSTIVIDPEGRVELALYNVKATGHVARLRRELGLDSPQG
- a CDS encoding DUF979 domain-containing protein, translated to MSEWIYWIAGAFFATVGIQIARDPAHSKRWTNAAFWILLGACFFYGGFIPGKTGASALGPKLPAAPLGAMVIALALIAGLGLTSRGDVLTTTEGERESFARRYGSRLFIPALTVPVVTVIIAAGISKIPVNGKPMFATGTETIQGLTIGCLVALLVAVVMFRVKSPAVPLHEGRRLLESIGWAVLLPQMLSTLGTLFTNAGVGTIVGEFTRSITPEGNRIVAVLIYALGMFVFTAIMGNAFAAFPIMTAAIGWPVLVEAYGASPAPLFAVAMLAGFSGTLVTPMAANFNIVPAALLEMKNQYGPIKAQIPTALIMLAVNIVFMCVFPWL